One Campylobacter sputorum subsp. sputorum DNA segment encodes these proteins:
- a CDS encoding CvpA family protein, with protein sequence MSVVNWFDAIILGIIILVGIKGAINGLIKEIFGLIGIIGGIIFATRFDGAQELISTYLYQTDNKQMLSFIAFIASFIVFWLACLIVGNILTKFLRASALGFFDRLGGLVFGCAKVFLIFSVIFVVIANIYVLNSKIEPILRGSVVYETMLECGKWIMNINIDKIKDDFNVKIQNLDDQNLTLDDNISLYDQNLTKEK encoded by the coding sequence ATGAGCGTAGTTAATTGGTTTGATGCAATAATACTTGGTATAATTATACTAGTTGGCATAAAAGGTGCTATAAATGGTCTTATAAAAGAAATTTTTGGACTAATCGGTATAATAGGCGGTATTATATTTGCCACTAGATTTGATGGCGCACAAGAACTTATAAGCACATATTTGTATCAAACAGACAATAAACAAATGCTATCATTTATAGCTTTTATAGCCTCATTTATAGTTTTTTGGTTAGCTTGTTTGATAGTTGGAAATATACTTACAAAATTTCTAAGAGCAAGCGCTTTAGGCTTTTTTGATAGACTTGGCGGTCTGGTATTTGGTTGTGCTAAAGTTTTTTTGATATTTTCTGTAATATTTGTTGTTATTGCAAATATATATGTGTTAAATTCAAAAATAGAACCAATTCTTAGAGGAAGTGTAGTATATGAAACAATGCTTGAATGCGGAAAATGGATAATGAACATAAATATAGACAAAATAAAAGATGATTTTAATGTTAAGATACAAAATTTAGATGATCAAAATTTAACTCTAGATGATAATATAAGTTTGTATGATCAAAACCTAACTAAGGAGAAATAA
- a CDS encoding DUF1882 domain-containing protein: protein MQTIDLALIKIIKDHYYIKRDTIVQKTEYKGRVFFDKFERIDEPLDFNIMQKHLNNEITVAHSLVNKFNKVENIVFDYNGRMPDRFWHRAQLLFREEGYMNFTAYTTKTPGHLHLYIHKGHTTFEEGCQIANRLSMLLNAKMMKEWKVFPTLDVPKEFNILTLPYELYQKERGASWAKHM from the coding sequence ATGCAAACAATAGATCTTGCACTTATAAAGATAATAAAAGACCATTATTATATAAAAAGAGATACGATAGTTCAAAAAACAGAATATAAAGGTAGAGTATTTTTTGATAAATTTGAGCGTATTGATGAACCACTTGATTTTAATATCATGCAAAAACATTTAAATAATGAAATCACAGTAGCTCATTCTTTGGTAAATAAATTTAATAAAGTTGAAAATATAGTCTTTGATTATAACGGCAGAATGCCAGATAGATTTTGGCACAGAGCTCAGCTTCTTTTTAGAGAAGAAGGCTATATGAATTTTACAGCTTATACTACAAAGACGCCAGGGCATCTACACCTTTATATACACAAAGGACATACTACTTTTGAAGAAGGTTGTCAGATTGCAAATAGGCTTTCTATGCTCTTAAATGCTAAAATGATGAAAGAGTGGAAAGTTTTTCCAACTCTTGATGTTCCTAAAGAATTTAATATACTTACACTGCCTTATGAGCTTTATCAAAAAGAACGCGGAGCTTCTTGGGCTAAGCATATGTAA
- a CDS encoding PulJ/GspJ family protein, translating to MKKAFTLVEVVFVIVIMAILALISSDLLANVYKNYIHTRSINELEYKTDIALEQISKRLSHRLKGSEIARLVEKESDKLTDTILSIKDDRPEDDKKYALEWIGKSYETQILTHKTDNKVGWSGVSDLNFTKPTALNETTFTSPGSKFDETFKNTLKNVYSDKFGIFFITNQKPDIKKDFGYKDKLHNKIASGEIKDDDNITIIIPDGMNEVSDMYYLLNTAYAVVPEKTQDYGEKNKNQKSGENIFDLYLYYGYQPWEDINHDKAQKSLLAQNVSLFKFTQTQSGVIVMKLCMRTLDTDEIDFTVCKTKAVY from the coding sequence ATGAAAAAAGCATTTACTTTAGTAGAAGTTGTATTTGTAATAGTTATAATGGCAATTTTAGCTTTAATTAGCTCAGATTTACTAGCAAATGTATATAAAAACTATATACACACTCGCTCTATAAATGAGCTTGAGTATAAAACAGATATAGCTTTAGAACAAATCTCAAAAAGGCTAAGCCATAGACTAAAAGGATCTGAAATAGCAAGACTTGTTGAAAAAGAGAGCGACAAACTTACAGATACAATACTATCTATAAAAGATGATAGACCAGAAGATGATAAAAAATACGCACTAGAATGGATAGGCAAATCATATGAAACTCAAATTTTAACTCACAAAACAGACAACAAGGTTGGCTGGAGTGGTGTTTCTGACTTAAATTTTACCAAGCCAACCGCATTAAATGAAACAACTTTCACATCTCCTGGTTCTAAATTTGATGAAACTTTTAAAAATACTTTAAAAAATGTGTATTCTGATAAATTTGGTATATTTTTTATAACAAATCAAAAACCAGATATAAAAAAAGATTTTGGATATAAAGACAAATTGCATAATAAAATAGCTTCAGGAGAGATAAAAGATGATGATAATATCACTATAATAATTCCAGATGGCATGAATGAAGTAAGTGATATGTATTATCTTTTAAATACAGCTTATGCGGTAGTTCCAGAAAAAACACAAGATTATGGAGAAAAAAATAAAAATCAAAAAAGCGGTGAAAATATTTTTGATTTATATCTTTACTATGGTTATCAACCTTGGGAAGATATAAATCACGACAAAGCTCAAAAAAGCTTACTAGCACAAAATGTTAGTCTGTTTAAATTTACACAAACACAAAGCGGAGTTATAGTTATGAAATTATGTATGAGAACTCTTGATACAGACGAGATAGACTTTACAGTTTGTAAAACAAAGGCGGTTTATTAA
- a CDS encoding FAD-linked oxidase C-terminal domain-containing protein codes for MITNLQKKYFLDLLGDENAYFDEAHRVAYCYDATKKRYMPDGVLFPRNEEDVSKILKYCNENKIIIIPRGAGSGFTGGALAHEGGIILAFEKHMNKILEIDMENMVAVVQPGCININLQKEAGKVGLFYPPDPASENYSTIGGNVSENAGGMRAAKYGITKDFVMALRAVLPNGDIIRCGKRTIKDVAGYNTAGILIASEGTLAVITEITLKLIAKPKFKKTAMGVFKSVDDAMRAVYKTMAAGVTPVAMEFLDNLSIRAVENKFNKGLPKEAGAILIADVDGNLEVLLDNDLKVINEVFSKNGCIDFKIAKNEEQSADLWFARRNCSQAITCYGSLKLNEDITVPRSKLPELLSKIYEISKKYDLTIPCFGHTGDGNVHTNVMVNKDNEDEVKRGYAAIEEIFKVTIELGGTLSGEHGIGLSKAPYMKLAFSNAEMELFRTIKKAFDPNNILNPNKMGL; via the coding sequence ATGATAACTAATTTACAAAAGAAATATTTTTTAGATTTACTTGGAGATGAAAACGCATATTTTGATGAGGCTCATAGAGTTGCGTATTGTTACGACGCGACTAAAAAAAGATATATGCCAGATGGAGTTTTGTTTCCAAGAAATGAAGAAGATGTAAGCAAAATTTTAAAGTATTGTAATGAAAATAAAATTATAATTATTCCTCGCGGTGCAGGTAGCGGATTTACTGGAGGAGCTTTAGCTCATGAAGGTGGGATAATTTTAGCTTTTGAAAAGCATATGAATAAAATTTTAGAAATTGATATGGAAAATATGGTAGCAGTTGTTCAACCTGGATGTATAAATATCAATCTTCAAAAAGAAGCGGGTAAAGTAGGGCTTTTTTATCCGCCAGATCCAGCTAGTGAAAATTATTCTACAATAGGCGGAAATGTGAGTGAAAATGCCGGAGGGATGAGAGCCGCAAAATATGGCATAACAAAAGATTTCGTTATGGCTTTAAGGGCAGTTTTGCCAAATGGAGACATTATAAGATGTGGCAAACGCACTATAAAAGATGTAGCTGGGTATAATACCGCTGGAATTTTAATAGCAAGCGAGGGGACTTTGGCTGTGATTACTGAAATTACGCTAAAGCTTATCGCAAAGCCAAAATTTAAAAAAACTGCAATGGGTGTATTTAAAAGTGTTGATGACGCAATGAGGGCAGTTTATAAAACAATGGCAGCTGGTGTTACTCCTGTTGCTATGGAATTTTTAGATAATTTGAGTATAAGAGCTGTTGAGAATAAATTTAATAAAGGGTTGCCAAAAGAAGCGGGAGCTATACTTATAGCTGATGTTGATGGAAATTTAGAAGTTTTGCTTGATAATGATTTAAAAGTTATAAATGAAGTTTTTAGTAAAAATGGTTGCATAGATTTTAAAATAGCAAAAAATGAAGAACAGAGTGCTGATTTGTGGTTTGCTAGAAGAAATTGTTCTCAAGCTATAACTTGCTATGGAAGTTTGAAATTAAATGAAGACATAACAGTTCCTAGATCAAAACTACCAGAGCTTTTGTCTAAAATTTATGAAATTTCTAAAAAATATGATTTAACAATACCTTGTTTTGGGCATACTGGCGATGGCAATGTTCATACAAATGTGATGGTAAATAAAGATAATGAAGATGAGGTTAAAAGGGGTTATGCTGCTATAGAAGAGATATTTAAAGTTACAATAGAGCTTGGTGGAACGCTTAGCGGAGAGCATGGAATAGGGCTAAGTAAAGCACCATATATGAAACTAGCTTTTAGCAATGCTGAAATGGAACTTTTTAGAACTATAAAAAAGGCATTTGATCCAAATAATATACTAAATCCAAATAAAATGGGGCTATAA
- the lysS gene encoding lysine--tRNA ligase, with the protein MFDTQFEEQRIQKIKDINDIGINPYPHFLKKDINISEFKSKFAHIKNTEEKRESEENSVTLAGRVKLKRVAGKSTFANIEDQSGNIQIYFSRDSIGEEKYSFSKKNIEVGDIITVKGYAFITKTGEFSLHASDITLASKSISPLPEKFHGLTDKEMRYRQRYLDMIMNSEVRETFEKRSFIIKIIRRFFEERGFLEVETPMMHPIAGGANAKPFITHHNALDVDRYLKIAPELYLKRLVVGGMEAVFEINRCFRNEGMDLTHNPEFTSIEFYWAWHDYFEVMDLTEELFKELLDKLNLEKIIKFDGRDIDFSKPFARIKYLDALSDIGGISKEIINDKEQILAKLKQDGFEANDKLDLGHLQAELFDNYVEDKLINPTFIIDFPISISPLSRRSDKDSNIAERFELFIAGRELANAFNELNDPLDQYNRFKAQIDAKNAGDDEAHEMDEDYVKALGYAMPPTAGWGLGIDRLVMLLLDKVSIRDVILFPAMKPIKNLDSDLQKEQ; encoded by the coding sequence ATTTTTGATACACAATTTGAAGAACAAAGAATACAAAAAATAAAAGACATAAATGATATCGGTATAAATCCATATCCACATTTTTTAAAAAAAGATATAAATATAAGCGAATTTAAAAGTAAATTTGCTCACATAAAAAATACAGAAGAAAAAAGAGAGAGTGAAGAAAACTCAGTTACATTAGCTGGAAGAGTAAAACTAAAAAGAGTTGCCGGAAAATCAACTTTTGCAAACATCGAAGATCAAAGCGGAAATATTCAGATATATTTTTCAAGAGATAGTATTGGCGAGGAAAAATACTCTTTTAGTAAAAAAAATATAGAAGTTGGAGATATAATAACAGTAAAAGGCTATGCATTTATAACTAAAACCGGAGAATTTAGCTTACATGCCAGTGATATAACTTTAGCTTCAAAAAGTATATCGCCGCTTCCAGAGAAATTTCATGGTTTAACAGATAAAGAAATGCGATATCGCCAAAGATATCTTGATATGATAATGAACTCAGAAGTAAGGGAAACTTTTGAAAAAAGATCTTTTATTATTAAGATAATTAGAAGATTTTTTGAAGAAAGAGGTTTTTTGGAAGTTGAAACACCTATGATGCACCCTATAGCAGGTGGAGCTAATGCAAAACCTTTTATAACTCATCACAATGCCTTAGATGTGGATAGATACTTAAAAATAGCACCTGAATTATACTTAAAAAGGCTAGTTGTCGGTGGAATGGAAGCCGTTTTTGAGATAAATCGCTGTTTTAGAAATGAAGGTATGGATTTAACACATAATCCTGAGTTTACTAGCATTGAGTTTTACTGGGCTTGGCACGATTATTTTGAAGTAATGGATTTAACAGAAGAGCTATTTAAAGAGCTTTTGGATAAATTAAATCTAGAAAAAATTATAAAATTTGATGGAAGAGATATTGACTTTTCAAAACCTTTTGCAAGAATTAAGTATCTTGATGCACTTAGTGATATTGGCGGAATTTCAAAAGAAATTATAAATGATAAAGAACAGATATTAGCAAAACTAAAACAAGATGGATTTGAAGCAAATGATAAACTTGATTTAGGACACTTACAAGCTGAGCTTTTTGATAACTATGTAGAAGATAAACTTATAAATCCAACATTTATAATTGATTTTCCAATATCCATTAGCCCTCTTTCAAGAAGAAGCGATAAAGATTCAAATATTGCAGAAAGATTTGAACTTTTCATAGCAGGAAGAGAGCTTGCAAATGCATTCAATGAGCTTAATGACCCACTTGATCAATACAATAGATTTAAAGCTCAAATTGATGCAAAAAATGCTGGCGATGATGAAGCTCACGAGATGGATGAAGATTATGTAAAAGCACTAGGTTATGCTATGCCGCCAACAGCTGGTTGGGGGCTTGGAATTGATAGACTTGTTATGTTGTTGCTAGATAAAGTATCTATAAGAGATGTTATACTTTTTCCAGCAATGAAACCAATAAAAAATTTAGATTCAGATTTACAAAAGGAGCAATAA
- a CDS encoding SPOR domain-containing protein: MEENNELKDLVLDDKDDGSNSRKMRKLLIIIASLVILFLIILFVMKMLNSSDNTAQNDGRVIIPPEIETVQKSEPNDTIFEQVPILQDENSSQKQSFEDIVKNLKEKEELRQQATINNKDSLPTQPVVQKEESPKTQETKKDVATKTTDTKTENKPTTKKDTTATTKTEAKKDTKPIKQSVSINNKKTTNTSKSASNASGVSAGTYIQVASVTKVNTNTELFKKLKNNGYDYKVYETTINGKKINKILVGSYDNAKVDGALKDIRSKINPNAFIFRVK; this comes from the coding sequence ATGGAAGAAAACAACGAATTAAAAGACTTAGTTTTAGATGACAAAGATGATGGTTCAAATTCTCGTAAAATGAGAAAATTGCTGATTATAATAGCTTCTTTAGTTATTTTATTTTTAATAATTCTTTTTGTTATGAAAATGTTAAATAGCTCAGATAATACAGCACAAAATGATGGTAGAGTTATTATACCTCCTGAGATTGAAACAGTTCAAAAAAGCGAACCAAATGATACTATTTTTGAACAAGTTCCAATATTACAAGATGAAAATTCATCTCAAAAACAAAGTTTTGAAGATATTGTTAAAAATTTAAAAGAAAAAGAAGAATTAAGACAACAAGCAACTATAAACAACAAAGATTCATTACCAACACAACCGGTAGTCCAAAAAGAAGAATCTCCTAAAACACAAGAAACTAAAAAAGATGTAGCTACAAAAACAACAGACACTAAAACAGAAAATAAACCAACCACTAAAAAAGACACAACAGCTACAACTAAAACCGAGGCAAAAAAAGATACTAAACCTATAAAACAATCAGTTAGCATAAACAACAAAAAAACAACAAATACTTCAAAAAGTGCTTCTAATGCTAGTGGAGTAAGTGCTGGAACATATATACAAGTTGCATCGGTAACCAAAGTAAATACAAATACCGAACTTTTTAAGAAATTAAAAAATAACGGATATGATTACAAGGTTTATGAAACAACGATAAATGGTAAAAAAATAAACAAAATTTTAGTTGGATCATATGATAATGCCAAAGTAGATGGTGCCTTGAAAGATATACGATCTAAAATAAATCCAAACGCATTTATATTTAGAGTAAAATAA
- a CDS encoding type II secretion system protein: protein MKRAFSIIEVVLAIVIMGLSMIAIPTIISQSTISNLHALKQEAILSSKMQMHLMFSMPWDSNSMDETDIFPRVTLTNSTAEGLKNAIKEDGDFTQDYENNKTRQNLPINAYINKQASIPAFSANFDGLDHLHNYETELNIENPTDQRGVRDIIIPIKTIFKVSYVDDNLKDDSYIDDKNIKFNFNVPQAKDTTNIKQIELHTCFIENVKTGECTNDDTNIILRAYSSNVAPSHIITREIN, encoded by the coding sequence ATGAAAAGAGCTTTTTCTATAATAGAAGTGGTTTTAGCCATAGTTATAATGGGATTAAGTATGATTGCTATACCGACCATAATCTCACAAAGCACTATTTCAAATTTACATGCATTAAAACAAGAAGCCATACTTTCATCTAAAATGCAAATGCATTTAATGTTTTCTATGCCTTGGGATAGTAATTCTATGGACGAAACAGATATATTTCCTAGAGTTACATTAACAAATAGCACAGCAGAAGGTTTAAAAAATGCTATAAAAGAAGATGGAGATTTTACACAAGATTACGAAAATAACAAAACTAGACAAAATTTACCAATTAATGCTTACATAAATAAACAAGCAAGCATTCCAGCTTTTAGTGCAAATTTTGATGGATTAGACCATCTTCATAATTATGAAACTGAGTTAAATATAGAAAATCCAACCGATCAAAGAGGCGTTAGAGATATTATAATTCCTATAAAAACTATATTTAAAGTTAGCTATGTGGATGATAATTTGAAAGATGATAGCTATATAGATGATAAAAATATTAAATTTAACTTTAACGTACCACAAGCAAAAGATACTACAAATATCAAACAAATAGAACTACATACTTGTTTTATAGAAAATGTAAAAACTGGCGAATGCACAAACGATGATACAAACATAATCCTAAGAGCTTATAGCTCAAATGTCGCACCATCGCATATCATAACAAGAGAGATAAATTAA
- a CDS encoding serine hydroxymethyltransferase → MSNLEQFDKEIFDLANKELKRQTYGLEMIASENFTYPDVMEVMGSIFTNKYAEGYPGKRYYGGCEFVDGVEEIAIERCKKLFNCKFANVQPNSGSQANQGVYGALLKPGDKILGMDLSHGGHLTHGAKVSSSGKYYESFFYGVELDGRINYDKVQEIAQIVKPKMIVCGASAYAREIDFAKFRSIADSVGAYLFADVAHIAGLVVAGEHQSPFPHCHVVSSTTHKTLRGPRGGIIMTNDEEIAKKVNSSIFPGIQGGPLMHVIAAKAVGFKHNLSDEWKVYAKQVKANAKMLGDVMMKRGYDLVSGGTDNHLILVSFLNKSFSGKDADHALGNAGITVNKNTVPGETRSPFITSGIRIGSPALTARGMKEKEFEFIANKIADVLDDITNESLQQNIRKELEELASKFIIYDKAMF, encoded by the coding sequence ATGTCAAATTTAGAGCAATTTGATAAAGAAATTTTCGATCTTGCAAATAAAGAGTTAAAAAGACAGACTTATGGGTTGGAGATGATAGCTAGTGAAAACTTCACATATCCAGATGTTATGGAAGTTATGGGTTCGATATTTACAAACAAATACGCCGAAGGATACCCAGGAAAGAGATATTATGGTGGTTGTGAATTTGTAGATGGCGTCGAAGAAATAGCCATAGAAAGATGTAAAAAACTTTTTAATTGCAAATTTGCAAATGTTCAACCAAACTCAGGAAGTCAAGCAAATCAAGGAGTTTACGGAGCACTTTTAAAACCAGGTGACAAAATCCTAGGAATGGATTTAAGTCATGGCGGACATTTAACTCATGGAGCAAAAGTTTCAAGTAGCGGAAAATACTATGAAAGCTTTTTTTATGGCGTTGAATTAGATGGAAGAATAAATTATGATAAAGTCCAAGAAATAGCACAAATTGTTAAACCAAAAATGATAGTTTGTGGTGCAAGTGCGTATGCAAGAGAGATTGATTTTGCTAAATTTAGAAGTATTGCAGATAGCGTTGGTGCGTATCTTTTTGCGGATGTTGCACATATTGCAGGTCTAGTTGTAGCAGGAGAACACCAAAGTCCATTTCCGCATTGTCATGTTGTAAGCTCAACAACTCATAAAACTTTACGAGGTCCAAGAGGCGGTATAATTATGACAAATGATGAAGAGATTGCAAAAAAGGTAAACTCAAGCATATTCCCTGGAATTCAAGGTGGACCACTTATGCATGTTATAGCAGCAAAAGCAGTTGGCTTCAAACACAATCTTAGCGATGAATGGAAAGTATATGCAAAACAAGTAAAAGCAAATGCTAAAATGCTTGGCGATGTAATGATGAAAAGAGGATATGATTTAGTAAGTGGCGGAACAGACAATCACTTAATCTTGGTAAGCTTTTTAAATAAATCTTTTAGCGGAAAAGACGCTGATCATGCTTTAGGAAATGCTGGAATTACAGTAAATAAAAATACAGTTCCAGGAGAAACAAGAAGTCCATTTATAACAAGTGGTATTCGTATAGGAAGCCCTGCTCTAACAGCAAGAGGAATGAAAGAAAAAGAGTTTGAGTTTATAGCAAATAAAATAGCCGATGTTTTAGATGATATAACAAACGAATCTTTGCAACAAAATATAAGAAAAGAGCTAGAAGAATTGGCTTCTAAATTTATAATATATGACAAGGCTATGTTTTAA
- a CDS encoding Fur family transcriptional regulator, giving the protein MLIENIEYDTLIDNFKKILKENGLKFTKQREILVKTLYKSDEHFTPENIYLLIKEKYPELNLGIATVYRTLNLLEEAEMVTTITFGSQGKKFELATKPHHDHMICKHCGLIIEFEDAAIEKRQIAIAKEHGFELTGHIMQLYGICKNCQKKRGNK; this is encoded by the coding sequence ATGTTGATAGAAAATATAGAATACGACACGCTTATTGACAATTTCAAAAAAATTTTAAAGGAAAATGGTCTTAAATTTACAAAACAAAGAGAAATTTTAGTAAAAACTCTTTATAAATCCGATGAACACTTTACGCCAGAAAATATATATTTGCTCATAAAAGAAAAATACCCTGAATTAAACTTAGGTATAGCTACTGTTTATAGGACTTTAAATTTATTAGAAGAAGCTGAAATGGTAACTACAATTACTTTTGGCTCACAAGGTAAGAAATTTGAACTTGCTACAAAACCACACCATGATCATATGATATGCAAACATTGCGGTCTTATAATAGAATTTGAAGATGCAGCCATAGAAAAAAGACAAATTGCTATAGCAAAAGAGCACGGATTTGAACTCACAGGTCATATTATGCAGCTATATGGGATATGCAAAAACTGCCAAAAAAAGAGAGGTAATAAGTGA
- a CDS encoding shikimate dehydrogenase, with amino-acid sequence MDIYAIFGNPVDHSISPRLHNIAFYDLNIDAVYTRVCLNDGSKLIETFKSLNLCGANITVPHKEIALLQCDELDKIAKAIGSVNTIVKRSNKIIGYNTDAPGFLLSIKSFENLKKVLIIGAGGTAKAISYILKTKNIQVDIVNRSKEKLAKFSDLNCFTWDDFKISKYDLVINTTSAGLKEDILPVPKELLEPTIKQSRYAYDVIYNKQTPFLNLCKKNEITHKDGLDMLLYQAVLAFNIFNDGKLNNEKVEKSMRKVLN; translated from the coding sequence ATGGATATTTACGCTATATTTGGAAATCCAGTAGATCACTCAATATCTCCTAGACTCCACAATATAGCCTTTTATGATTTAAATATAGATGCGGTTTATACAAGAGTTTGCTTAAATGATGGCTCAAAACTTATAGAAACTTTCAAATCTTTAAATTTATGTGGAGCAAATATAACAGTTCCACATAAAGAAATAGCTCTATTACAATGCGATGAGCTTGATAAAATCGCAAAAGCTATAGGCTCAGTAAATACCATTGTTAAACGCTCAAATAAAATCATAGGTTACAACACTGATGCTCCTGGATTTTTGCTATCTATAAAATCTTTTGAAAATTTAAAAAAAGTCCTTATCATAGGTGCTGGCGGGACCGCAAAAGCTATATCTTACATACTAAAAACAAAAAATATACAAGTTGATATAGTAAATAGAAGCAAAGAAAAATTAGCTAAATTCAGTGATTTAAACTGCTTTACTTGGGATGATTTTAAAATATCAAAGTATGATTTAGTGATAAATACAACAAGTGCCGGATTAAAAGAAGATATTTTGCCTGTGCCAAAAGAACTTTTAGAACCAACTATAAAACAAAGCAGGTATGCTTACGATGTTATTTACAATAAACAAACTCCATTTTTAAATTTATGCAAAAAAAATGAAATAACACACAAAGATGGATTAGATATGTTACTTTATCAAGCTGTTTTAGCTTTTAATATATTTAATGATGGCAAGCTAAACAATGAAAAAGTAGAAAAATCTATGAGAAAAGTATTGAATTAA
- a CDS encoding plasminogen-binding N-terminal domain-containing protein encodes MKKILVLLILCVNFIFGADFFMKEVDLTLLDVKDGYGTIADSDDFVVGSSGVVIHSFDSHNESIIARASVVEKNGQTAKIQFELFSMLEQNALPLPGVLPEAGDHVKLNFLYSRSLIVAPNKEIYDEVTNSFTRLTFIHPDIVASYLNYEFKPNPSRDDFRKMCNKNLAGLIFFALENESVFVDCGSFKVIKRFNSGHIGYYNLPFYSRVGKIDTVFWDFSSGQINNYDAYYRSLLKE; translated from the coding sequence TTGAAAAAAATTTTAGTTTTGCTTATTTTGTGCGTAAATTTTATATTTGGTGCTGATTTTTTTATGAAAGAAGTTGATTTAACTTTGCTAGATGTAAAGGATGGTTACGGAACTATTGCCGATAGTGATGATTTTGTTGTAGGTAGTAGCGGCGTTGTGATACATAGTTTTGATTCTCATAATGAAAGCATTATAGCTAGAGCTAGTGTTGTAGAAAAAAATGGTCAAACTGCTAAAATTCAGTTTGAACTTTTTTCTATGCTAGAACAAAATGCACTACCACTTCCAGGAGTTTTACCTGAGGCTGGAGATCATGTGAAATTGAATTTTTTATATTCTAGATCTTTAATAGTAGCTCCAAATAAAGAGATTTATGATGAGGTTACAAATAGTTTTACAAGATTAACTTTTATACATCCAGATATAGTAGCTTCTTATCTAAACTATGAATTTAAGCCAAATCCAAGCAGAGATGATTTTAGAAAGATGTGTAATAAAAATTTAGCAGGTCTTATATTTTTTGCATTAGAAAATGAGAGTGTTTTTGTAGATTGCGGAAGTTTTAAGGTTATAAAAAGGTTTAATAGTGGTCATATAGGTTATTATAATTTACCTTTTTATTCAAGAGTTGGCAAGATTGATACTGTTTTTTGGGATTTTTCAAGTGGACAGATCAATAACTATGATGCTTATTATAGAAGTTTATTGAAAGAGTAA